The following are from one region of the Sorghum bicolor cultivar BTx623 chromosome 2, Sorghum_bicolor_NCBIv3, whole genome shotgun sequence genome:
- the LOC8075087 gene encoding ras-related protein RABE1c, with protein sequence MAAAGRQCKAKPRQLTTSNNARSVPLYAAAASRQVQPTRPDQTDADAAELAPLADAMAIRSDARYPRGAGRGGRREYSTTLSTVLVQYSTPPALPVLGLFFLSLARRVQLDASFPPPPFSLLFPASLRLRPLPLLPPPPPSSVVEREREREREGARRRPPPGSARRRRSSMAAPPSRSRGDYDHLIKLLLIGDSGVGKSCLLLRFSDDTFTTSFITTIGIDFKVRTVELDGKRVKLQIWDTAGQERFRTITTAYYRGAMGILLVYDVTDESSFNNIRNWIRNIEQHASDNVNKILVGNKVDMDAKRVVSTAQGQKLADEYGIKFFETSAKTNQNVEQVFFTMARDIKQRLTETVAAATEPPTIQISRPDPDQAGTASSRWSSCCNT encoded by the exons ATGGCCGCGGCTGGCAGGCAGTGCAAGGCCAAGCCAAGGCAACTAACCACCAGCAACAACGCCCGTTCCGTTCCGCtgtacgccgccgccgccagccgcCAGGTCCAACCAACCCGACCCGACCAAACCGACGCCGACGCAGCGGAGCTCGCTCCACTGGCCGATGCGATGGCGATACGATCCGACGCCAGATACCCGCGCGGCGCGGGGCGCGGCGGCAGGCGAGAGTACAGTACTACTCTCTCTACCGTCCTGGTACAGTACAGTACACCTCCAGCTCTCCCCGTCCTCGGCTTGTTTTTTCTCTCGCTCGCTCGTCGCGTACAGCTGGACGCCTCCTTCCCCCCACCTCCTTTCTCGCTCTTGTTCCCTGCTTCGCTTCGCCTCCGTCCCCTTCCTTTGCTTCCACCTCCACCCCCCTCCTCGGtcgtagagagagagagagagagagagagagagggagcccGGAGGAGACCGCCGCCAGGGAGCGCGAGGAGGCGGAGGAGTAGCATGGCGGCGCCGCCGTCGAGGTCCCGGGGCGACTACGACCACCTGATTAAGCTCCTGCTCATCGGCGACAGCG GAGTTGGAAAGAGTTGCTTGCTGCTGCGGTTCTCTGATGACACATTCACAACAAGTTTTATCACCACCATTGG CATTGATTTCAAGGTCAGGACAGTTGAGCTTGATGGAAAGCGTGTAAAATTACAAATCTGGGATACTGCTGGTCAAGAACGTTTCCGAACAATTACCACAG CTTACTACAGAGGAGCTATGGGCATTCTGCTTGTATATGATGTCACAGACGAATCATCCTTCAATA ACATTAGAAATTGGATTCGCAACATAGAGCAGCACGCATCTGATAATGTCAACAAGATCTTGGTGGGCAACAAGGTTGATATGGATGCAAAGCGG GTAGTGTCCACAGCTCAAGGTCAGAAGCTCGCAGATGAATATGGGATCAAGTTTTTCGAGACG AGTGCAAAAACAAATCAAAATGTGGAGCAGGTTTTCTTCACCATGGCAAGGGACATAAAGCAAAGACTCACCGAGACTGTAGCCGCTGCGACTGAG CCCCCAACTATTCAGATTAGCAGGCCAGATCCCGACCAGGCTGGCACGGCCTCGTCAAGGTGGTCATCCTGCTGTAACACCTGA
- the LOC110433130 gene encoding hydroxyproline O-galactosyltransferase GALT6-like codes for MRKQAASAGAGASFRRRAMEGLAAVLLLYALLVFALESPFVSTSLSGGGAGAGAGAARKLHLSFGGAGAGERGAPARPAKEPRPAAGGASVSVSVSAPGADGQDRRLSRFATGLDVRLLDTPRSGVLRRSVADAVAAGARAFADLEGLDPNAVAAPSSGELEGGGAAATARCPHSIALTAEELGAQGGRGVVELPCGLALGSHVTVAATPRGPHEERNPAIVVLRDGERPAMVSQFMVELQGLRAVEGEDPPRVLHFNPRLRGDWSGRPVIEQNTCYRMNWGAAQRCDGWRSRPDEETVDGLVKCEKWIRDDDDRLEEWKTSSKTAAWLLNRLIGQKEEVNFGWPFPFVEGRLFVLTLSAGLEGYHVSVDGRHVTSFPYRTGFVLEDATGLSLYGDLDVHSVIAGSLPTTHPSFEPQNYLEFSTVWQAPPLPDEPVEIFIGILSSANHFAERMGVRTTWMSAVHKSPNRVARFFVALHGRNEVNVVLKKEAEFFGDIVFVPYLDNYDLVVMKTLAICEYGVHVVSAKYVMKCDDDTFVRIDSVVTEIKKVPSGRSLYMGSMNIQHRPLRQGKWAVTYEEWPEEVYPSYANGPGYVISSDIAEFIMSEFMKQKLKLFKMEDVSLGLWVEQFNRTRPVEYIHSGKFCPFGCVADYYTAHYQSPRLMLCMWQKLLEGRPDCCNMR; via the exons ATGAGGAAGCAGGCAGCgtcggcgggggcgggggcttCCTTCCGCCGCCGCGCGATGGAGGGCCTGGCCGCCGTGCTGCTCCTCTACGCGCTCCTCGTCTTCGCCCTCGAGTCGCCGTTCGTCTCCACCTCGCTCTCCGGCGGTGGCGCCGGGGCCGGTGCCGGGGCCGCGCGGAAGCTCCACCTCTCCTtcggcggcgcgggcgcgggcgagcGCGGGGCGCCCGCGCGCCCCGCCAAGGAGCCCCGCCCCGCGGCGGGCGGGGCGTCCGTCTCCGTCTCTGTCTCCGCCCCCGGCGCCGACGGACAGGATCGCCGGCTCTCGCGCTTCGCCACGGGCCTCGACGTCCGCCTCCTCGACACCCCGCGCTCCGGCGTGCTACGCCGGTCCGTGGCCGACGCCGTCGCGGCGGGCGCCCGCGCGTTCGCCGACCTCGAGGGCCTCGACCCTAACGCCGTCGCGGCGCCCTCCTCCGGCGAACTcgagggcggcggcgccgcggccACGGCCAGGTGCCCGCACTCGATCGCGCTCACCGCGGAGGAGCTCGGCGCGCAGGGGGGCCGCGGCGTGGTGGAGCTGCCCTGCGGGCTCGCGCTGGGGTCCCACGTCACGGTCGCCGCGACGCCCCGGGGGCCGCACGAGGAGCGGAACCCCGCGATCGTGGTGCTCAGGGACGGGGAGCGGCCTGCCATGGTGTCGCAGTTCATGGTGGAGCTGCAGGGGCTCAGGGCCGTCGAAGGGGAGGACCCGCCCCGCGTGCTCCACTTCAACCCGCGCCTCCGCGGGGACTGGAGCGGCCGCCCCGTCATCGAGCAGAACACCTGCTACCGCATGAACTGGGGCGCCGCGCAGCGCTGCGATGGTTGGAGGTCACGCCCCGATGAGGAGACTG TGGATGGGTTGGTGAAGTGTGAGAAGTGGATTAGGGACGATGATGACAGGTTGGAGGAATGGAAGACATCATCAAAGACAGCAGCATGGTTGCTGAATCGGTTGATCGGGCAGAAGGAGGAGGTCAATTTCGGTTGGCCATTTCCTTTCGTGGAGGGCCGCCTGTTTGTTCTTACTCTCAGTGCTGGGTTGGAGGGTTACCATGTGAGCGTTGATGGGCGACATGTCACTTCCTTTCCTTACCGCACT GGGTTTGTGCTGGAGGATGCTACAGGCCTGTCACTGTATGGGGACCTCGATGTGCATTCAGTGATTGCAGGGTCTTTGCCCACTACACACCCAAGCTTTGAGCCACAGAATTATCTGGAGTTTTCTACTGTTTGGCAGGCCCCTCCGCTGCCTGATGAGCCAGTTGAGATTTTCATTGGCATCCTGTCATCAGCCAATCATTTTGCTGAGCGTATGGGTGTGAGGACGACATGGATGTCTGCTGTCCACAAGTCACCAAACAGGGTGGCTCGTTTTTTCGTTGCACTG CATGGCAGAAACGAGGTGAATGTGGTGCTGAAGAAGGAAGCTGAATTTTTTGGGGACATTGTTTTTGTGCCCTATCTGGATAACTACGATCTTGTTGTTATGAAGACTCTTGCAATATGCGAGTATGGG GTTCATGTTGTCTCTGCTAAATATGTAATGAAGTGCGATGATGATACTTTCGTGAGAATTGATTCAGTAGTCACTGAAATTAAGAAGGTACCAAGTGGGAGAAGTCTTTACATGGGGAGTATGAATATACAACACAGACCGCTACGCCAAGGGAAATGGGCTGTGACTTATGAG GAGTGGCCAGAAGAGGTGTATCCGTCATATGCAAATGGCCCTGGATATGTTATATCATCTGATATTGCTGAATTTATCATGTCAGAATTCATGAAGCAAAAGCTGAAG CTCTTCAAAATGGAAGACGTGAGCTTGGGTTTGTGGGTTGAGCAGTTCAATAGGACAAGACCTGTTGAATACATTCACAGTGGCAAGTTCTGTCCATTTGGATGCGTCGCTGACTACTATACTGCTCATTACCAATCGCCAAGGCTAATGTTATGCATGTGGCAAAAGTTACTGGAAGGAAGACCAGACTGTTGCAATATGAGATAA